The nucleotide window GTGCTCGCCGACGAGGGGCTGACCCCCGCCGCCCACGACGTCGTGCTGCCCTCGCTGGGCGCCGACGTCAACGACGGGGACACGATCGTCGTCAACCGCGCCCGCCCGCTGACGCTCACCGTCGACGGCGTCCGCAGCGAGGTCTACACGACCGCGCTGTCGGTGGACGGCGCGCTGGACGAGCTGGGCTACCGCGCCGACCAGCTGCAGCTGTCGGCCGACCGCAGCGAGCGCGTGCCGCTGGACGGCATGGACCTCGCCATCACCACCAGCAAGGACGTCCGGCTGATCGCCGACGGCCAGCAACGCGTCGTCACCACCACCGCCGCCACGGCCGGGGAACTGCTCGCCGAGCAGGGCATCGCGCTGTCGGCGACCGATCGCACCTCGCTGTACCCGGCGCAGCCGTTGCTGACCGGCATGGTCCTGCAGGTCACCCGGGTGTCGGTCGACGAGGTCAGCGACGTGCAGCCGCTGGACTTCGAGACCGTCGAGACCCCGGACCCCGCGGTGCTGGTGGGCGACCGCACGGTCACCCAGGAGGGCGTCCCGGGTGCCCGCACGACCACCTGGCGCGTCACCGTGACCGACGGCGTCGAGACCGCCCGCGAGCAGGTCTCCACCCAGGTGACCAAGAAGCCGGTCCCCGAGCAGGTCTCCGTGGGCACGATGCCCAAGCCGAAGCCCGAGCCGAAGCCCGAGGCCGCGACCGTCGAGGCCGCCGCACCGTCCGGCGGCGACGGGCTGAACTGGGCCGCGCTGGCCCGCTGCGAGTCCGGTGGCCGCCCCGACGCGGTCAGCGCCAGCGGCACCTACCGCGGCCTCTACCAGTTCTCCCGCCAGACCTGGGCGGGCGTGGGCGGCAGCGGTGACCCCGCCGCCGCCTCGGTCGAGGAGCAGACGATGCGGGCGCAGATGCTGTACGCCCGCAGTGGGGCCGGCCAGTGGGGCTGCGGCAGCCACCTGAGCGACTGATGGACGGCCTCGCTGCCCTCCGCCACGGCACGGAGGACCACGTCCTCCTCGTCCCTCGCCGGCTCGGCCGAGCCCCGGGACGCGACCTGGGCGGGCCCCGGCAGCGAGGCCGCTCGTGACGACGCCCCCGGAGTCGGACGGGCTGCTGGGCCCGGCTGCGATCCGTGAGCTGGCCCAGCAGCTCGACCTGCGCCCCACGAAGCAGCTCGGGCAGAACTTCCTGCACGACGCCAACACCATCCGGCGGATCGTGCGCACCGCCGACCTCTCCCCGGACGACGTCGTCCTGGAGGTCGGCCCCGGCCTGGGGTCGCTGACCCTGGGCCTGCTCGGGGCGTGCGCGCACGTCACCGCCGTCGAGATCGACCCCCGGCTGGCCGAGCAGCTCCCGCGCACCGTCGCCGAACGGGCGCCGCAGTGGACCGACCGGCTGACCGTGGTCACCGCCGACGCCCTGCGGGTCACCGAGCTGCCCGGCCCGCCGCCGACCGCGCTCGTGGCCAACCTGCCCTACAACATCGCGGTGCCGGTGCTGCTGCAGCTGCTGGAGCTGCTGCCCTCGCTGCGCAGCGCCCTGGTGCTGGTCCAGGCCGAGGTCGCCGACCGGCTGGCCGCGGGCCCCGGGACGGAGTCCTACGGGGTGCCCAGCGTCAAGGCCGCCTGGTACGCCGACGTGCGCCGCGCGGGCAACGTCCCGCGGCCGGTGTTCTGGCCGGTGCCCAACGTCGACTCCGGCCTGGTCGCGCTCACCCGGCGGCCCGCGCCGCCCGGCGACCGGGCCGCCACCTTCGCCGCCGTCGACGCCGCCTTCGCCACCCGACGCAAGGGCCTGCGCGCGGCCCTGGCGCGCTGGGCCGGCAGCCCGGCCGCGGCCGAGGTGCGGCTGCGGGCCGCCGGCATCGACCCCACCACCCGGGGCGAGCAGCTGTCGGTCACCGACTTCGCCCGGCTCGCCGCCACCCCGCCGGTGGACGGCGACCCGCCGACCACGGCCGGCGCGGTGGCAGGCTGAGCCGATGAGCAACGCGACGGCCGGCGGTCCCGGGCGGATCGCCGGCAACGGCGCGGTGGTCGCGCGGGCGCCGGCCAAGATCAACGTCCACCTCGGCGTCGGCCCGCTGCGACCCGACGGGTTCCACGAGCTGCAGACGGTCTTCCTGGCCGTCTCGCTGTTCGACACGGTCACCGTGCGCCGCGCCGACGGCCTGTCGCTGGAGAGCCACGGTGAGGGCGCGGCCGACGGCGCCGTCCCGCAGGACTCCCGCAACCTGGTCTGGCAGGCCGCCGAGCTGCTGGCCCTGCACGCCGGCGTGCGCGCCGACGCGCACCTGGTCGTCGACAAGTCGATCCCGGCCGCCGCCGGGCTGGCCGGGGGCAGCGCCGACGCCGCCGCCACCCTGGTCGCCCTCGACGCGCTGTGGGGCACCCACGCCACCCGCGGCGACCTCGCGGCACTGGCCGCACAGCTCGGCAGCGACGTCCCGTTCAGCCTGCTCGGCGGGGTCGCGCTGGGCACCGGCCGCGGCGAGCAGCTGTCGCCGGTGCTGGCCCGGCGGCGCTGGGACTGGGTGCTCGGCATCGCGGGGGAGGGGCTGTCCACCCCCACCGTCTACGGCGAGCTCGACGCACTGCGCGCCGCCGGTGAGCTGCCCGAGCCCGGCGCGCCCGCCTCGACCGAGCCGGTGCTCGCCGCGCTGCGCAGCGGCCCGGTCGGCGCGCTCGCCGCCGCCCTGAGCAACGACCTGCAGGCGCCCGCGGTGCGGTTGCGCCCGGACCTGCGCCGGGCGCTGCGGGCGGCCACCGAGGCCGGCGCCGACGCGGCGCTGGTCAGCGGCTCCGGGCCGACCGTCGCCGCGCTGGCCACCGACGAGGACGGCGCCGAGCGGCTGGCCGCCGAGCTCGCCGGCACCGGGGTGTTCCGCAGCGTGCAGGCGGTGCACGGGCCGGTGCCCGGCGCCCGGCTGGTGGGCTGACCCACCCGCCCGGACCCGCACCGGGGACCCGGCCCTGGCCTGCGAGGGTCGGGGGAGGAGCGGGTCCGTCCACTACTCTCGACGCTGCGCCGCCGGTCCACGCCGGCGGTGGTGGGGGATGGGGTAATCGGCAGCCCGCCGGCCTTTGGAGCCGTGCAGTCTCGGTTCGAGTCCGAGTCCCCCAGCCAGTCCACGGACGCGCGTGGACGGCGCCGGGTGCAGCTCCGCCCGGCACCGCCGAGCGCCGTCCTCCGCCGTCCCGAGGAGCCAGGTGACCGAGCAGCAGCCGACCACGACGACAGGGCAGGTGGGCGCGCTCGTCGTGCTCGCCGCCGGCCAGGGCACCCGGATGCGCTCGCGCACCCCCAAGGTGCTGCACCGGCTGGGTGGCCGCTCCATGCTCGGGCACGTGCTGGCCGCCGCCGCACCGCTCGGGGCGGGCACCACCGTCGTGGTCGTGGGCTCCGGCCGCGAGGCGGTCGAGGCGCACCTGGCCGAGATCGCCCCCGCCGCCGTCCCCGCGCTGCAGGAGCAGCAGCTGGGCTCCGGGCACGCCGCCGCGGTCGCCCTCGACGCGCTGCCGGAGCTGTCGGGCACCGTGCTGCTCGTCAACGGCGACGCGCCCCTGCTGCGCGCCACCACGCTGGCCGAGCTCGTGCAGGCCCACACGGACGCCGGCAACCTGCTCACCGTGCTCACCGCCCGGGTCGCCGACCCCACCGGCCTGGGCCGGATCGTGCGGGACGACGCCGGTGCCGTCACCGCCATCGTCGAGGAGCGGGACGCCGACGCCGCCCAGCGCGCGATCACCGAGGTGAACGCCGGTGTCTACGTCGGCGACGCCCGCGCCGTCCGGGAGGCGCTGCGCCGGGTCGGGGCGGCCAACGACCAGGGCGAGCAGTACCTCACCGACGTCCTCGGGCTGCTCGTCGCCGACGGCGCGCGCGTGGGCGGTCACACCGCCGCCGACGCCGACGACACCCTCGGCTGCAACGACCAGCGCGAGCTCGCCGCCCGCCGCCGCACCCTCAACGACCGGGTGCTCGACGACCTCATGCGCGCCGGCGTGGTCGTCGTCGACCCGCAGACCACCTGGGTCGACGTCACCGCCCAGGTCGCCGCCGAGGCCGTGCTGCACCCCGGCACGCAGCTGCTCGGCACCACCACCGTCGCCGGCGGCGCCGAGGTCGGCCCGGACACGACGCTCGTCGACACCCAGGTGGGCGAGGGCGCCACGGTGCTGCGCTCGCAGTGCCAGCAGGCCGTCGTCGGACCCGCGGCCACCGTCGGCCCGTTCAGCTTCCTGCGCGCCGGCACCCGGCTGGCCCGGGGCGCCAAGGTGGGCGCCTTCGTCGAGACCAAGAACGTCACCGTCGGCGAGGGGTCGAAGGTCCCGCACCTGTCCTACGTCGGCGACGCGACCATCGGGGCGGGCAGCAACATCGGCGCCGCCACCGTCTTCGTCAACTACGACGGCGTGGCCAAGCACGCCACCACCGTCGGCGACCACGTCCGGATCGGCTCGGACACCATGCTCGTGGCGCCGGTCACCATCGGCGACGGCGCCTACACCGCCGCCGGGTCCGTGATCACCGACGACGTCCCGCCCGGGGCCATGGGCGTCGCCCGGGGGCGGCAGCGCAATGTGGCAGGCTGGGTGCGACGACGGCGTCCGGGGAGCCCGTCCGCGCAGGCGGCGGAAGCCGCTGCGGCGGCCCCCGCGAGCGGCACACCAGCAGAGTCCACCGGCCCGCTCGCGGCCCGGAACCCGGACGACGACCAGCAGGGGAAGTCATGAGCGTCATCCGTCAGACGACCAACAAGAGCCTGATGCTCTTCTCCGGGCGGGCGTACCCCGAGCTCACCACGGAGATCGCCGGCCACCTGGGGGTCACTCCCACCCCGACCGCGTCCTACGAGTTCGCCAACGGCGAGCTGTTCGTGCGGTTCGAGGAGTCGGTGCGCGGCTGCGACGCCTTCGTCGTGCAGAGCCACACCGCGCCGATCAACACCTGGCTCATGGAGCAGCTGATCATGGTCGACGCGCTCAAGCGCGCCTCGGCCAAGCGCATCACCGTCGTCGCGCCGTTCTTCCCCTACGCCCGGCAGGACAAGAAGCACCGCGGCCGCGAGCCCATCTCCGCCCGCCTGGTCGCCGACATGTTCAAGACCGCGGGTGCCGACCGGCTCATGGCCGTCGACCTGCACACCGCCCAGATCCAGGGCTTCTTCGACGGCCCGGTCGACCACCTCTTCGCCATGGACCTGCTCGTCGACGAGGTCAAGCGCAACTGGGGCGACCGCGACCTCACCGTCGTCTCGCCCGACTCCGGCCGGGTGCGCGTCTCCGAGCGGTGGAGCGACAAGCTCGGCGGCACCCCGCTGGCCTTCATCCACAAGACCCGCGACATGACCCGGCCCAACGAGGTCGTCGCCAACCGCGTCGTCGGTGAGGTCGAGGGCCGGGTCTGCATCCTGGTCGACGACATGATCGACACCGGCGGCACCATCTCCAAGGCCGCCGAGACCCTCTTCGCCGCGGGCGCCGCCGACGTCATCATCGCCGCCACCCACGGCGTCCTCTCCGGACCCGCCGTCGAGCGGCTGGAGAAGAGCGGCGTCAGCGCCGTCATCGTCACCAACACGCTGCCCATCGAGCCCGAGCGCCGGTTCGACAAGCTCACGGTGCTGTCCATCGCGCCCCTGCTGGCCAGCGCCATCACGCAGGTCTTCGAGGACGGTTCGGTCACGAGTCTGTTCGACGGGGCTTCGTAGGACGGCGATCCTCCGGATCGCACCGCGGCCACGAGCCGTGCCCGAGCTGCGCTGAGCCGTTGGCCGCTGCGGCGTCAGGAGCCCTCCGGGCCCCGTGACGCCGCAGCGCGGACCGGCTGCGGTCCCGGTCGGGAGCCTGCGGCCCCGCGACCGGTCCCGCAGGCGTCCCTTCGGGACGGCGGTCCGCGGTCCTCGGCTGGTGGCGTCGGTCCTGGTCGCCTCGGGACGGCGGTCCTCGTCCCGCGTCCCTCGGCTGGTGGCGTCGGTCATGGTCGCCTCGGACGGCGGTCCGGTCCTCCCGCCTCGGCGCCGCGTCCTCGGCCGCTGGGTCCGTCACCGCCCTGGCGTCGTCCGTGTAGCCTCGCTCCTGTTGCCCGGCGAGGGAGTGGCTCCGGCCTGCTCCGTGATCGACGTGCGTGTGGCCTCCAGGGGTCGTCGCGGTCGTGCGCTGGGTGCGCAGACCCGATCCACTGTTGAGGAGCACATCCCGTGGCTGACTTCCGCCTCGCCGCACTGTCCCGTTCCGAGTTCGGCAAGGGCAGCGCCCGCCGTGACCGCCGCAACGGCCGCGTGCCCGCCGTCCTGTACGGCCACGGCCAGGAGGTCGTGCACCTGACCCTGCCGGCCCGCGAGTTCGCCGCGGCGCTGCGCAACGGTGGCACCAACGTGCTGCTGACCGTCACCCTCGACGGCACCGAGCACCTGGCGCTGACCAAGGCCATCCAGCGCGACCCGATCAGCCGCGAGCACAAGCACGTCGACCTGCTGCTGGTCCGCCGCGGCGAGAAGACGATCGTCGACGTCCCGGTCGTCATCGTCGGCGAGGCCGCCCCGGACACGATCAGCAACCACCAGCTGAACACCGTCTCCCTCGAGGCCGACGCGACCCAGCTGCCCGGCCCGATCGAGGTCGACATCACCGGCCGCACCGCCGGCAACGGCATCACGGCCGGCGACCTGGTGCTGCCCGCCGGCGTCACCCTGGTCACCGACCCCGAGGCCCTGGTCATCGGGTTCCTCGGTGCGCCCACCGCCGCGCAGCTGGAGGCGGAGCTGGAGGAGGCCGAGGCCGAGGCCGGCATCGAGCGCGACGAGTCCGACGCCGACGGCGACGTCGTCCCGGAGCCGTCCGACTCCGGCAGCGGCGAGTCGATGGACGCCGCCTCGAACTCCAGCGACAGCTGAGTCCTGCACTGAGCGAGAGCACGACCCGCGGGGGCGCCGGCACTGCCGGCGCCCCCGCGGCGTCACCCGCCCCGGCCCCCGCACCCTCCGAGGGCCCCTTCCTCGTCGTCGGGCTCGGCAACCCCGGGCCCGAGTACGCCGGCAACCGGCACAACATCGGCGCCATGGTGGTCACCGAGCTCGCCCGGCGGGCCGGCGTGAAGCTGTCCGCCGGCAAGGGCCCCCGCTCGCGGGCGCTCAACGGCGAGGGCCGGCTGGCCGGCCGCCGCGTCGTGCTGGCCGTGCCGCTGACGTACATGAACGAGTCCGGCGGGCCCGTGCGCGGGCTGCTGGACTGGTCCCACCTGCCCGCCACCGACCTCGTCGTCGTGCACGACGAGCTCGACATCCCCTTCGAGGCCGTGCGGCTCAAGCGCGGCGGGGGAGAGGGGGGCCACAACGGCCTGCGGTCGATCTCCCGCTCGACCGGCACCAAGGACTACCTGCGCGTCCGCGTCGGGATCGGCCGCCCTCCCGGGCGGCAGGACCCCGCCGACTTCGTGCTGCGCGACTTCTCCGCGACCGAGCGCAAGACCCTCGACCTGTTGATCGGCGAGGCGGCCGACGCGACGGAACTGCTGCTCGAGCAGGGCCTCGAAGCGGCCCAGAACAGCGTCCACCCCCGTAGCTGATCGACCGCGGTCGCGGCGGTGCACGGACGGGTGGACACCCCGCTCCTGCGGGTGAACCACCCCCGCCGTGATTGCCCCGGTTCGTCACCACCTGTGATCGTCACTGTGCGTCGCCGGAGGACCCGGCGGATGGCCCCACCGGCCACCCGTCCGGTGGTCCCGGGTGACGACGACGAACTGTGACGACTGGACTCCCCGGGGGGAACCGTGCTGCTGGAACACGCTGAGCCGACGAGTGCGCTCGCCGGTCCGGTCGCCGGACTGCCGGGAACCACCGTCCCCGCGCCCGGCACGGCCCTGGCCGGGGACCGCGCCGACAGCGCCCGCCGCTGGGTCGGCCGGCACCGCCGCCGGCTGGTCGCCATCGAGGTCGGGCTGGCCGCCGCGGTCGCCGCGGTGGTGCTGACCACCCGGGCCGAGGACGTCCAGCTGGCCGGCGGGCTGCTCTGGGCCAGCCTCTCGCTCGTGGTCGCCTGGCCGGCCCTCCTCGGCGTCACCGGCGCCTACGAGGGACGGGCGTTCGGCATCGGCACCGACGAGTTCCGCCGCGTCTCCCGCGCCGGGCTGCTGCTCCTCGCCGGCCTCGGCTTCATCAGCTACGCGGCCGAGCTCGACCTGAGTCGGGCCCTGGTCGTCGCGGCCGTCCCGGCGCTGGCCCTGCTGACCCTCGTCGAGCGGTACGCCGCCCGCCGGGTGCTGCACCAGCAGCGGGTCCAGGGCCGCGGCGTCAAGCGCGTCGTCGTCGTCGGTCGCGGTGGGGCCGTGCTGGAGCTGGTCGACCGGCTGCAGCGCACCCAGCACGCCGGCCTGCAGGTGGTCGCCGCGTGCGTCACCCCCGACGACCGTGCCCGCGTCGCCCGGGCGGCCGACCTGCCCGTCGCCGGCCTGGACGACGTCCTGGAGGTCGCCCAGCGGATGCAGGCCGACACCATCGCGGTCACCTCGGCCAGCGAGACCGCCGCCCAGTACCTGCGCACCCTGTCCTGGCAGCTGGAGGGCACCGGCCTCGAGCTGCTCGTCGCCCCCGGTCTGGTCGAGGTCGCCGGCCCCCGGCTGCACATCCGGCCCTTCGACGGCCTGCCCCTGCTGTCGGTCGAGCAGCCCCGCTTCACCGGCTGGCGCCGGGTGGTCAAGGGCGCGCTGGACCGGTCGGTCGCCCTGGCCGCGCTGCTTGTGCTCAGCCCCGTCTTCGCCGCGCTCGCGCTGGCCGTGCGGCTCACCAGCCCCGGTCCGGTGCTCTACCGCCAGCAGCGGGTCGGCCTGGGCGGCCGGCACTTCACGATGCTGAAGTTCCGCAGCATGGTCGACGGCGCCCACACCCAGGTCGCCGGTCTGTCCGACGGCAACGACGCCGACGGCCTGCTGTTCAAGATCAAGCACGACCCGCGGGTCACGCCGCTCGGCCGGCACATGCGCCGCTTCTCCCTCGACGAGCTGCCCCAGCTGATCAACGTCCTGCGCGGCACGATGTCGCTGGTCGGCCCGCGGCCGCCGCTGCCGGCCGAGGTCGCCCGCTACGACAGCCAGGTCAGCCGCCGGCTGCTGGTCACCCCAGGGCTCACCGGGCTGTGGCAGATCTCCGGCCGCAGCGACCTGCCGTGGGAGGAGGCCGTCCGGCTCGACCTGCGCTACGTGGAGAACTGGTCGCTCGCCCTGGACCTGCAGATCCTCTGGAAGACCGCCCGCGCGGTGGTCCGCGCCTCCGGCGCCTACTGAGCACCCCGGCTGCGCACACTCCTGCTGAGCACCTGACGCCACCGGCGCCGGGTGCTCAGCTGCGTCTGCCGAGCACCGCACCACCCGCGCCTGTCGAGCGCGGCAGGTCCCGCCCGAGGAGCCACCTGGTCCACGACCGGGTGGCTTCCTCCCTCCGGGTGACGGAGTGACTGCGAACAGCGACGTCCTCGTCCGCGCGGGGCAAGGTCATCCCCGGGCCGGCCAGCACGGCAGGGCCCATCACCGTGCCGATGGCCGGTGACCGGGCGCCCGCACCGCGGGGGCCGGCGGAACGCGCAGAACGGAGCCAGGGGCCATGCCACGCAGGAGGTCGGGAGCGCTTCGCATCGCCCTGGTCGGGACGCGCGGCGTCCCGGCCCGGTACGGCGGCTTCGAGACCGCGGTCGAGGAGGTCGGCCGCCGGCTGGCCGACGCCGGCCACGACGTCGTCGTCTACTGCCGCACGACCGCCGACGGCCCGCGGCCGGCCGAGCACCTGGGCATGCGCCTGGTGCACCTGCCCGCCCTGCGCCGCCGGTCGCTGGAGACGCTCAGCCACACCGGGCTGTCGGTCCTGCACCTGCTCACCCACCGGGTCGACGCCGCGATCGTCTTCAACGCCGCCAACGCCCCGTGGCTGCCGCTGGTGCGCGCCGCCCGCATCCCCGTCGCCACGCACGTCGACGGCCTGGAGTGGAAGCGCGCCAAGTGGGGCGGGATCGGCAAGCGCTACTACCGCGTCGTCGAGGCGCTGTCGGTCCGCTGGTCCGACGCGCTCATCGCCGACGCCCGCGGCATCGCCGACTACTACCGCGACGAGTTCGCCGCGCCCACCGAGCTCATCGCCTACGGCGCCCCCAAGATCGACGGCGCGGCCAGCGACAAGCTCGCCGACGTCGACCTGACGCCGGGTGGCTTCCACCTCGTCGTGGCCCGGTTCGAGCCGGAGAACCACGTCGACGTCATCGTCGACGGCTACCGCCGCAGCGACGCCCGCCTGCCGCTGGTCGTGGTGGGCTCGGCGCCCTACGCCGACGACTACACCCGCCGGGTGCACTCGCTGGCCGACGACCGCGTGCGCTTCCTCGGCGGCGTCTGGGACCAGGAGCTGCTCGACCAGCTCTACGCCCACTGCGCCACCTACCTGCACGGCCACTCCGTGGGCGGCACCAACCCCTCGCTGCTGCGCGCCATCGGCGCGGGTGCGGCCACCATCGCCTACGACGTCTCCTTCAACCGCGAGGTGCTGGAGACCAGCGGCCGGTACTTCAGCACCCCC belongs to Modestobacter sp. L9-4 and includes:
- the rsmA gene encoding 16S rRNA (adenine(1518)-N(6)/adenine(1519)-N(6))-dimethyltransferase RsmA; this encodes MTTPPESDGLLGPAAIRELAQQLDLRPTKQLGQNFLHDANTIRRIVRTADLSPDDVVLEVGPGLGSLTLGLLGACAHVTAVEIDPRLAEQLPRTVAERAPQWTDRLTVVTADALRVTELPGPPPTALVANLPYNIAVPVLLQLLELLPSLRSALVLVQAEVADRLAAGPGTESYGVPSVKAAWYADVRRAGNVPRPVFWPVPNVDSGLVALTRRPAPPGDRAATFAAVDAAFATRRKGLRAALARWAGSPAAAEVRLRAAGIDPTTRGEQLSVTDFARLAATPPVDGDPPTTAGAVAG
- a CDS encoding 4-(cytidine 5'-diphospho)-2-C-methyl-D-erythritol kinase, encoding MSNATAGGPGRIAGNGAVVARAPAKINVHLGVGPLRPDGFHELQTVFLAVSLFDTVTVRRADGLSLESHGEGAADGAVPQDSRNLVWQAAELLALHAGVRADAHLVVDKSIPAAAGLAGGSADAAATLVALDALWGTHATRGDLAALAAQLGSDVPFSLLGGVALGTGRGEQLSPVLARRRWDWVLGIAGEGLSTPTVYGELDALRAAGELPEPGAPASTEPVLAALRSGPVGALAAALSNDLQAPAVRLRPDLRRALRAATEAGADAALVSGSGPTVAALATDEDGAERLAAELAGTGVFRSVQAVHGPVPGARLVG
- the pth gene encoding aminoacyl-tRNA hydrolase, whose product is MSESTTRGGAGTAGAPAASPAPAPAPSEGPFLVVGLGNPGPEYAGNRHNIGAMVVTELARRAGVKLSAGKGPRSRALNGEGRLAGRRVVLAVPLTYMNESGGPVRGLLDWSHLPATDLVVVHDELDIPFEAVRLKRGGGEGGHNGLRSISRSTGTKDYLRVRVGIGRPPGRQDPADFVLRDFSATERKTLDLLIGEAADATELLLEQGLEAAQNSVHPRS
- a CDS encoding 50S ribosomal protein L25/general stress protein Ctc, with amino-acid sequence MADFRLAALSRSEFGKGSARRDRRNGRVPAVLYGHGQEVVHLTLPAREFAAALRNGGTNVLLTVTLDGTEHLALTKAIQRDPISREHKHVDLLLVRRGEKTIVDVPVVIVGEAAPDTISNHQLNTVSLEADATQLPGPIEVDITGRTAGNGITAGDLVLPAGVTLVTDPEALVIGFLGAPTAAQLEAELEEAEAEAGIERDESDADGDVVPEPSDSGSGESMDAASNSSDS
- a CDS encoding resuscitation-promoting factor; protein product: MKSCLFVLVLLGLVGGVAAYFAAEKSLTLTVDGQSRQVSTYAGTAAEVLADEGLTPAAHDVVLPSLGADVNDGDTIVVNRARPLTLTVDGVRSEVYTTALSVDGALDELGYRADQLQLSADRSERVPLDGMDLAITTSKDVRLIADGQQRVVTTTAATAGELLAEQGIALSATDRTSLYPAQPLLTGMVLQVTRVSVDEVSDVQPLDFETVETPDPAVLVGDRTVTQEGVPGARTTTWRVTVTDGVETAREQVSTQVTKKPVPEQVSVGTMPKPKPEPKPEAATVEAAAPSGGDGLNWAALARCESGGRPDAVSASGTYRGLYQFSRQTWAGVGGSGDPAAASVEEQTMRAQMLYARSGAGQWGCGSHLSD
- a CDS encoding DUF1972 domain-containing protein; translation: MPRRRSGALRIALVGTRGVPARYGGFETAVEEVGRRLADAGHDVVVYCRTTADGPRPAEHLGMRLVHLPALRRRSLETLSHTGLSVLHLLTHRVDAAIVFNAANAPWLPLVRAARIPVATHVDGLEWKRAKWGGIGKRYYRVVEALSVRWSDALIADARGIADYYRDEFAAPTELIAYGAPKIDGAASDKLADVDLTPGGFHLVVARFEPENHVDVIVDGYRRSDARLPLVVVGSAPYADDYTRRVHSLADDRVRFLGGVWDQELLDQLYAHCATYLHGHSVGGTNPSLLRAIGAGAATIAYDVSFNREVLETSGRYFSTPDDVATAVSDAERDPARVRRDGKRARLLAARYDWDHVAEGYQTLCRRLSARDFPRSRPSGRRLRLGPAATTVPVSVPESLTAVPTARRPLEDTGRAAAVPVAVDAPVARVAEA
- a CDS encoding ribose-phosphate diphosphokinase; this encodes MSVIRQTTNKSLMLFSGRAYPELTTEIAGHLGVTPTPTASYEFANGELFVRFEESVRGCDAFVVQSHTAPINTWLMEQLIMVDALKRASAKRITVVAPFFPYARQDKKHRGREPISARLVADMFKTAGADRLMAVDLHTAQIQGFFDGPVDHLFAMDLLVDEVKRNWGDRDLTVVSPDSGRVRVSERWSDKLGGTPLAFIHKTRDMTRPNEVVANRVVGEVEGRVCILVDDMIDTGGTISKAAETLFAAGAADVIIAATHGVLSGPAVERLEKSGVSAVIVTNTLPIEPERRFDKLTVLSIAPLLASAITQVFEDGSVTSLFDGAS
- a CDS encoding sugar transferase yields the protein MLLEHAEPTSALAGPVAGLPGTTVPAPGTALAGDRADSARRWVGRHRRRLVAIEVGLAAAVAAVVLTTRAEDVQLAGGLLWASLSLVVAWPALLGVTGAYEGRAFGIGTDEFRRVSRAGLLLLAGLGFISYAAELDLSRALVVAAVPALALLTLVERYAARRVLHQQRVQGRGVKRVVVVGRGGAVLELVDRLQRTQHAGLQVVAACVTPDDRARVARAADLPVAGLDDVLEVAQRMQADTIAVTSASETAAQYLRTLSWQLEGTGLELLVAPGLVEVAGPRLHIRPFDGLPLLSVEQPRFTGWRRVVKGALDRSVALAALLVLSPVFAALALAVRLTSPGPVLYRQQRVGLGGRHFTMLKFRSMVDGAHTQVAGLSDGNDADGLLFKIKHDPRVTPLGRHMRRFSLDELPQLINVLRGTMSLVGPRPPLPAEVARYDSQVSRRLLVTPGLTGLWQISGRSDLPWEEAVRLDLRYVENWSLALDLQILWKTARAVVRASGAY
- the glmU gene encoding bifunctional UDP-N-acetylglucosamine diphosphorylase/glucosamine-1-phosphate N-acetyltransferase GlmU is translated as MTEQQPTTTTGQVGALVVLAAGQGTRMRSRTPKVLHRLGGRSMLGHVLAAAAPLGAGTTVVVVGSGREAVEAHLAEIAPAAVPALQEQQLGSGHAAAVALDALPELSGTVLLVNGDAPLLRATTLAELVQAHTDAGNLLTVLTARVADPTGLGRIVRDDAGAVTAIVEERDADAAQRAITEVNAGVYVGDARAVREALRRVGAANDQGEQYLTDVLGLLVADGARVGGHTAADADDTLGCNDQRELAARRRTLNDRVLDDLMRAGVVVVDPQTTWVDVTAQVAAEAVLHPGTQLLGTTTVAGGAEVGPDTTLVDTQVGEGATVLRSQCQQAVVGPAATVGPFSFLRAGTRLARGAKVGAFVETKNVTVGEGSKVPHLSYVGDATIGAGSNIGAATVFVNYDGVAKHATTVGDHVRIGSDTMLVAPVTIGDGAYTAAGSVITDDVPPGAMGVARGRQRNVAGWVRRRRPGSPSAQAAEAAAAAPASGTPAESTGPLAARNPDDDQQGKS